One part of the Lepeophtheirus salmonis chromosome 14, UVic_Lsal_1.4, whole genome shotgun sequence genome encodes these proteins:
- the LOC139904729 gene encoding cuticle protein 19-like — protein MFFKLATLCIAFSVAAGAPSAPPSYAPVEPAPPSYGPPPPAAEPIPPYAFNYAVLDTESESDFSAEEESKDGAVSGQYKVLRADGKIMTVTYSVEGESGFVADIVTEDAPVAPAAPAYGAPPAPLPQYLPSYA, from the exons ATGTTTTTCAAACTTGCCACTCTTTGCATTGCTTTTAGCGTAGCTGCTGGAGCTCCCTCTGCCCCACCATCATATG CACCTGTCGAACCTGCTCCACCCTCATATGGACCACCACCTCCAGCCGCTGAGCCAATTCCTCCTTATGCTTTCAACTATGCTGTTCTTGATACTGAGTCTGAAAGTGACTTCAGTGCTGAAGAAGAATCTAAGGATGGAGCCGTCTCTGGTCAATACAAGGTCTTACGTGCTGATGGTAAAATCATGACTGTGACTTACTCTGTCGAAGGAGAAAGTGGATTTGTTGCTGATATTGTCACTGAAGATGCTCCTGTTGCTCCTGCTGCTCCAGCCTATGGTGCTCCACCAGCTCCTCTACCTCAATATCTTCCTTCTTATGCTTAA